The segment TGATGGATGTGCCGCTGGACGAGCAACTCGGGAACATAAAGCTTGCCATCGCGGGAGATCTGGCCCTGCTGGTGGAAGGGGACACGTCACAGTTCCTGCAACACGTCTTAGCGAAAGCGGAACTGCCCGATGGCGTTCAGGAAATGAAGATGACGATGGTGTGCGACGGCGCGTTTCTTGATATCCTCAATGAAGGCATGGGAGAGGCCAGTGTTGTGAAAACCCGCCTGGCCAACCATCATGACTTCCCGCCGCCCGGCGCGAAGCTGCTCCTCGAGTTCATCAAGAGGGACTTCGAGAACTTCGAGGTGTTGGCGGAAGCGCAAGTCGATGGGAAGACCTGCCACGTCATCGAAGGAAGCATGGGCGAAGACGCGCCGGGCAACAAGATCCGGCTGTATTTTGACAAGGAGACCGGCGCGCCGGTCAAGATGGAGTTGTTCGAAGAGAGCAGCGCCGAACCAGCAATCCTGCGGTATTCGAATATTGTCATCAACCCGGAACTGAAAGCGGATCTGTTCGTGTTCACGGCGCCGGACGGCGTCGAAATCATGGACCTCACACAAGAACCGGAACCGGCGACGGAACCGGGAGCGGAACCGGACGCCGAAGATACGCCCGTGGAAGAAGCGCCCGCGCCGCCACCGGCAGAGTAGGGAATCCTGTGGCGCCGTCTTTCTGGTGCGCGCCCGCGCGGCACGGATGTGATGAAGGAATCTGTCATGTATCGATTGAGTACGCTTGCCATCATGAGTTCGTTGTGCCTGACGCTCTGGTGCGGCTCGGTTCCCGCAGCCACTTTCGAGGAGACCGAAGCCGCCATCCTCAAGACATGGAGCAACGTGAAGACGCTCACGGCTGACGTCGCTCTGGAGACTTCCGCGAAGGACGGCGGCGCCACGAGCGCGACCGGAAGCATCGTCATGCTGGTCGAAGCTCATGTCGTCAAGTATCGCGAACAATTGACTATGCGCGTGGCGGAACCGGCGCCCATCGAAATGGCCATGGACTGTATCTTTGATGGCCAGGACCTCTACGTGATCAACGAGGTCTCGGGTGAGACGACCGTTCTGAAGACGCAACCAGGCGCAGGAGACGACATTCCTCCGCCGGGCGGGAAGGTCCTGCTGGATCAGGTGAAGGCGGATTTCACGGTCACGGTTGGCGAACAGCAGCGTGTCCACGGCAAGAATTGCCACGTACTGGAATGCACGCCCAAGGATACGACCGAAGGCGTATCGCACTTGCGCCTCTTCATCGACCGGGAAACGGGCGTGGCTGTGCGCATGGAAATCACGCCGCAAACGGGCGACCCCATCATCGTGCGGTACAGCAATGTGAGACTCAACCGCGACGTGAACCCGGCCCAGTTCGTTTTCCATGCGCCCGAAGGTGTGCCCCTCCTGGAGGCCCGGCCTGCCGGTACGGTTCCCGAGACTGCGCCACAACCCGAGGCCACCGCTCCGCCCGCGGAAGCCGCGCCCGAACCTGCGCCACAACCCGAGGCCGCCGCTCCACCCGCGGAAGCCGCGCCCGAACCTGCGCCACAACCCGAGGCCGCCGCTCCGCCCGCGGAAGCCGCGCCCGAACCTGCGCCACAACCCGAGGCCGCCGCTCCGCCCGCGGAAGCCGCGCCCGAAACTGCGCCACGACCCGAGGCCGCCGCTCCGCCCGCGGAAGCCGCGCCCGAAACTGCGCCACAACCCGAAGCCGCCGCTGCGCCCGCGGAGGCCGCGCCCACAGCCGAGGCCATGCCCGAAGCACAGGCCGCTCTCCCACCTGCTGAGGAGGTCCTGGAATTGGAGGCAACCGCCCCGGTCGCGGAAGCCGATTCGGAATCCGCCTTGTCTGGCCCATCCTCCGGAACCAGGCTGCAATTGCGGGGGGACGCTTTGTTCGAAAGCGAAGGCGAAGAAGACCCTGGCATCGGACTGGATGACAACGGGCCTTGAAGGCAGGCCGGATCGCCGTGAATGCGCCGCGTGGACTTTCCGCGGAGCATCCCAAGAAGACACATGGCGTGCGGCGAACGAGATTACCGCATGCTTCGACAAGGAGACGGGACTCGCGCTCCGTTTTGAGTACATACCAGGGGAAGACGGGGCATCGGACCGCATTTCACGCGAGAATGTTGGGATTGCGCCGGCACGGAACCCAAATGATTTTGTTTTCCAGGCTCTGACGCGGCCATCTTGAACCGCACGGCCCTTCCCGCCGGGAGTGCGGCGCCGGACGCAGCGCGTTGATAAACGCCGTCAGGCACATGCGCGGAAATATAAGCCCTCCGGTCTGTGTTCCAGAATTACGTTTACGAGCGCCCCGTAAAGGTCTGACGATGGTCACAGGCCTTGTGCGCGGGCCCATGAACGGTCGGGGAGCCTCGTGAAACCAAAAACACGCGAAAGACTCGCCGCAGTTTCCCTGGCGAGCCTTATTCCGGGCGGCAGGTGTGGACACGCAAAGCCGGTATTGTTATTATCCGGTCTTTTCGCCCTCTGTCGAGTCACCGGGGGACAGGTACTGAAACTCGGGCGCGAGGAGGCCTTAAACGGATCATGAGCA is part of the Candidatus Hydrogenedentota bacterium genome and harbors:
- a CDS encoding outer membrane lipoprotein carrier protein LolA; this translates as MKPFRLCFAASLLLSCSIAPATAASFEETESGILEAFSKVKSMTADFMMDVPLDEQLGNIKLAIAGDLALLVEGDTSQFLQHVLAKAELPDGVQEMKMTMVCDGAFLDILNEGMGEASVVKTRLANHHDFPPPGAKLLLEFIKRDFENFEVLAEAQVDGKTCHVIEGSMGEDAPGNKIRLYFDKETGAPVKMELFEESSAEPAILRYSNIVINPELKADLFVFTAPDGVEIMDLTQEPEPATEPGAEPDAEDTPVEEAPAPPPAE
- a CDS encoding outer membrane lipoprotein carrier protein LolA — translated: MYRLSTLAIMSSLCLTLWCGSVPAATFEETEAAILKTWSNVKTLTADVALETSAKDGGATSATGSIVMLVEAHVVKYREQLTMRVAEPAPIEMAMDCIFDGQDLYVINEVSGETTVLKTQPGAGDDIPPPGGKVLLDQVKADFTVTVGEQQRVHGKNCHVLECTPKDTTEGVSHLRLFIDRETGVAVRMEITPQTGDPIIVRYSNVRLNRDVNPAQFVFHAPEGVPLLEARPAGTVPETAPQPEATAPPAEAAPEPAPQPEAAAPPAEAAPEPAPQPEAAAPPAEAAPEPAPQPEAAAPPAEAAPETAPRPEAAAPPAEAAPETAPQPEAAAAPAEAAPTAEAMPEAQAALPPAEEVLELEATAPVAEADSESALSGPSSGTRLQLRGDALFESEGEEDPGIGLDDNGP